In Gemmatimonas sp., the DNA window CAGACGTCGGCCACCGATATTCTCACGTACTCCGATCTCATGGAAACGGGCGCGCTGATCGGACCGCGTCTCTATTCCACCGGCCCCGGCATCTTCGCTGCCGACAACATCAAAAGCCTGGACGAAGCGCGCGATGTACTGCGTCGCTACGCCGATCACTACAATACCAAGACGATCAAGCAGTATCTCGCCGGCGACCGCAAGGTGCGGCAGTGGGTGATCATGGCGGCGAAGGAGTTGGGGCTCACGGCCACGACCGAGGGTGGCTCCAACCTCACGATGAATCTCACGCTGATGCAGGACGGCTATCCGGGGCTCGAGCATGCGATGCCCATCTTCCCGCTGTTCAAGGATGTCGTGCAGCTGCAGGCGGAGAGCGGCATCACCTACACGCCCACCCTGGTCGTGGGATACGGTGGTCCGGTCGGACTGAACTACTGGCTCACGCACTACAATGTGGACGAGGACATCAAGCTGCGTCGGTTCACGCCGCACGACGAACTCGATGCGTGGAAGTCGCTGCCGTACAACCGCGACGATCAGTACATCTACAAGGGCCTCGCCGAACAGCTCAACAAGATGGTGAAGGCGGGTGGTCGGGTGGGTCTGGGTTCTCACGGCGAGCTGCAGGGACTCGGTGTGCACTGGGAGCTTTGGATGATGCAGTCCGGTGGGCTCAGTGAGTTCGAGACGCTGCGCGCCGGCACATTACATGGAGCGGAAGCCATCGGGCTCGGCAAGGACCTGGGCTCGCTCGAGGTGGGGAAGCTGGCCGACCTGCAGGTGCTCGATCGAAATCCGCTCACCGACATCAAGAACACGAACTCGGTGCGCTTCGTGATGAAGAACGGCCGGCTCTACGATGGCAACACGCTCGATGAAGTGTGGCCGCGGGCGAAGCCGTTGCCGCCGCAGTGGTGGTGGACCGAGGATCCGGCAGTGAAGCGCTAGAACGACGCCTTCGCTCGGACCCGAGAGCGATTCCACTCGAACCAGCGTTCCCTGGCCGGCAGCGGGTGCGTGGCGTAGCGCCTTTGCACCGCGGTGCGAAGCTCGGTGCGCGTTGGCTCGGGCAGCAACGTGAGCGCATTGACGATGGCCGAAACCGCATCGGCTGAGAGTTCGCCGGTGAGGTAGGCCACATCGAGCTGACCGGTGCTGGCAAACCGCTCGATGTTGCGGTGTGCGATCCACGACTCGTGGTTCCAGTACAGCAGCCCCACGAACAACACCACGGCGACGGTCGCCGTGCGACGGAACAGCCGACCGGTGTCGAGACCGCGCGCTACCTCGAGTGCGAGCAGCGCGAGCGCGGCCGCGACGATCAGCATGTAGGCCTGCGCGTACAGCCTGGCGGTGGTGAAGCCATATGCGGCCTCGTACAGCATCACGCGGTGGAAGGCGGAGCTGAGCACCAGCAGATCGGCCACGACGAGTGCGAGCGCGAGCACGCGGGCCATGGGTGCATGCCGGTCGCGTTGTCCGTAGCGCTCTGAGAGAAGAATTAGGACGGCGCTGGCAGATGCCACGATGGTGAGCTCACCGAATCCGCGTCGCGCATACTCGGCAAATGTCATATCGGTTGCCGCCATGCGGGGCAGCGATCCGAACAGATAGCCGACTTGCAGCGCGAGAAAGAGCCATAGCAATGCGGTCACGGCGGCGAGCAGCATTACGCGCTCGGTTGCGCCGAGCCAACGTGCGGGCTCTCGCGTCACGGAAGACGACGCCATGGTCGGAGCGGTCAACGCATAGCCATACGCACCGACCACAAGGCCCAGCAGCGCGGTGAAGAACACGACGCGCGGCAGAAATGCCCAGTGCGACACGATCGCGTCGATGGCATCACGCCACCGCGCCAAGGTCGGATCGGCCTCGGCCAGGAGCAGCGCGAACACGATCGAGACCGGTATGGTCAACGCGAGACCGCGGATCCACGCGCGCGCTCGCGTGGAGCGAATGTGCTCCGTGGCCTCGACGGCGCGACGCAGCGCGCAGAGCACCGCATGAAACAGCGCCACCGGGGGCGCCGTGACCGCGAAGCGTGCGGTGATTCGTGACCACGACGGATCGACGGACAGCAGCATCTGCATGGCCAGCAGCACGAGCACGCTGGCGAAGATCACGGCGTGCAGCCGGTTGCTGGCCGTGACGGCCGCAGCGCCGGCGATTGTTGTGGCGGCGATGCCAAGCAGCAACACGGGATTCGCGCTCGAGTCGGCGCGTTTGTGGCGGTGTAGCGCAATCAGTCCGGCGGCGGCGGCGCCGGTCCAGAGCGGCCAGTTGAGGCCCGGATGTGCGTCAAACAGTACCCACGCCCCGAGGGCTGCCACTGCCGCAGCGGACGCCCATAGGCGAGCGGTGCTATGCACCGCTTCACCCGGCGGTGGTTCCTGAACGCCGATGCTCGTCTCCATGGATACGAACATCGGACAAGTAGTTCAGAAAAGCAAGTACTTTTTAGTACAAAGTACATTATGGTGCATTACGCCTGGGATCGGCAAATCCGGCCGCGGAGCGAGACTGATAGTGAGTTGGTGTTGAAATCGATGATACCGTGGTTGCGGAGCGACCCTTCGGCGCCAGAGAACACACCCGTGCCGCTCACGACCGTCAATACATCGTTCACGCGGCACGTCCCGGCATCCTTCCCGGCAGGAGCGCACACCGCACGGTCGATCGTGGTAAATCCGCCTTGTTCTGAGGCGAAGAAGTGGATCAGCGTCAGGTGCTGGGCGCCTTGTGCTGTCTTGCCAGACGGATCCAGTCCGGTCACGATCGACCCGAGTATGCCGCTCACGCCGCCGATGGTCGCCGGGAACGGAAGTGCGCCCACGGTGAACTGGCCCGGCGCGTATTCGATCGTGCCGAGGGTGGCGGTCGTTTCAACGCGCACCTGATCACAGTTCGCCAGCGTGCTCGCGGTGCGCGAGGCTTCTGGCTCCAACATGGTCGGTGTTGCGTCGCTGCAACCGGACGAAAGCAGGCCGACGACGGCGACGAGGCATCGCGTGAGTAAACGAGTCGTGTGGTGCGGCATGTGCTACTCCAAAACAGGGGTGAGAAGGGCGGGCGAGTTCCTTGCGCCATCGTACATTCCTTGCGTTAGTTGATCGTTAGCTGGCTTCAGTCGGCGCTTCGTCCGATGAATGCCCCGAACCTTTCGAACCAACCCGCCGTGCGCTTGTTGAGGGGCGAGGACGACGACACAGCGCACCCGCTCACGCTTGGCCTGTTTGGCATGCCGCGATTCACCGGTCTGGGCGCGCCGCTGGCCGCGGAACTGCTCGGCAAGCCGAAAGCCTTCGCGCTGTTAGCGTATCTGGCGCTCGCCGGCAGTGATCTCCGAGGTCGCGACGAAATTCTCGCCCTCTTCTGGCCCGACTCGGACACCACACGCGCGCGCAACGCGCTGCGGCAAAGTGTCTTCCTGCTGAAGCGTTATCTCCCGGCTGATGCGTTGGTGGTGATTGGACAGGAGCGCATCGGACTGTCTGCCGCGCGCGTCCACGTCGACGCGACCACGTTTGATCTGCTGCTCGGGCAGGGACGCCTACGCGAAGCACTCGCGCTGTATCGCGGACCGCTTCTGTCGGGCTTCACCCTGTTCGAAGGGTCCGACGTCACGGCGTGGCTCTCGATCGAGCGTGACCGCGTGCATCGCCAAGCGATGCGCGGCGCGATGGGGCTCGCGCGAGAAAGCAGCGCCAACGGCGACGCGGCTGGCGCCGCTGCGTTGGTGCGCTTCGCGGTAGAGCGGTCACCGTATGATGAAGCGTTGCTGCGCGCCGGCATCACGCTGCTCAGCGAAACCGGAGATCGCCGTGGTGCGGTGGCGCTCTATGACGAGGCCGCGGTGCGATTTCGCGAGACCCTCGAGATCGCCCTATCGCCCGAGACGGAAGAGGCCGGACGCGCCTTGAACACCCCACTCGCCCCACCAGCGTACGTCGCGCCCGTCACGAATACGATGGCGCGTGCGCGCAGCGTCTCGCCCGAGGCCCGACGGTGGCATCTGAAGGCACGCGCGTTCGCCGCGCAACGTTCGCCGCTCACGATCATGAAGGCGATTGACGGCTTCGAGCACGCCATTCGACTGAGCCCGGACTATGCCGAAGCGCACGCGGGACTCGGCTTTGCGCTGTGCCAGGCGGCCGTCTACGTGGACTATCCGGGCAGCGATGTGTGGGCGCGCGCGAAGGCGCATGCGGCGCGCGCCAGCCGACTCGATCCGCAATTGGGCGAAGCGCACGCGGTGCTCGCCCACGTTACGCTCTGTTACGATTACGGTTGGCAGGCGGCCGAGTCCCTTTATCAGAAGGCAATCAGCGTCGATCCCGCGTCAACGGTGACCCGGCATTCGTATGCGCTGTATTTCCTCGCCGCCGCGAATCGCACCGACGAGGCGCTGGCGCTGCTCGACCGCGCGCGTGACGAAACGCCGGAGAATCCCGGACACAGTGTGTACTATGCCCTGTGCTGCATCTTCGGTCGGCAATTCGAGCGTGCGCAGCAGGAAGCGGAGTTGGTCATCGAGGCGCATCCCACCTTGGTGCAGGCGCAATGGATACGCGGCATGGCGCGCGAAGGGATGGGTGACTTTGCGGGTGCGATCACTGCCTTTGAACACGCGGTGTGGACGACGGGGCGCAGCTCGATGTACCTCTCGCAGCTCGGACGTGCACTGGCATGCGCGGGCGACCATGCCGGCGCGCGACGGATACTCGCGGAACTCCACGGACGCGGAAGCGACTGCGCG includes these proteins:
- a CDS encoding tetratricopeptide repeat protein, which translates into the protein MNAPNLSNQPAVRLLRGEDDDTAHPLTLGLFGMPRFTGLGAPLAAELLGKPKAFALLAYLALAGSDLRGRDEILALFWPDSDTTRARNALRQSVFLLKRYLPADALVVIGQERIGLSAARVHVDATTFDLLLGQGRLREALALYRGPLLSGFTLFEGSDVTAWLSIERDRVHRQAMRGAMGLARESSANGDAAGAAALVRFAVERSPYDEALLRAGITLLSETGDRRGAVALYDEAAVRFRETLEIALSPETEEAGRALNTPLAPPAYVAPVTNTMARARSVSPEARRWHLKARAFAAQRSPLTIMKAIDGFEHAIRLSPDYAEAHAGLGFALCQAAVYVDYPGSDVWARAKAHAARASRLDPQLGEAHAVLAHVTLCYDYGWQAAESLYQKAISVDPASTVTRHSYALYFLAAANRTDEALALLDRARDETPENPGHSVYYALCCIFGRQFERAQQEAELVIEAHPTLVQAQWIRGMAREGMGDFAGAITAFEHAVWTTGRSSMYLSQLGRALACAGDHAGARRILAELHGRGSDCAAALYNSAEILAAMGEIEPALDCLYGAYRQRNPYLIFAGVKYALDRLRGAKRFRDLLTRVGVPSSAQSPAC
- a CDS encoding DUF4173 domain-containing protein gives rise to the protein MFVSMETSIGVQEPPPGEAVHSTARLWASAAAVAALGAWVLFDAHPGLNWPLWTGAAAAGLIALHRHKRADSSANPVLLLGIAATTIAGAAAVTASNRLHAVIFASVLVLLAMQMLLSVDPSWSRITARFAVTAPPVALFHAVLCALRRAVEATEHIRSTRARAWIRGLALTIPVSIVFALLLAEADPTLARWRDAIDAIVSHWAFLPRVVFFTALLGLVVGAYGYALTAPTMASSSVTREPARWLGATERVMLLAAVTALLWLFLALQVGYLFGSLPRMAATDMTFAEYARRGFGELTIVASASAVLILLSERYGQRDRHAPMARVLALALVVADLLVLSSAFHRVMLYEAAYGFTTARLYAQAYMLIVAAALALLALEVARGLDTGRLFRRTATVAVVLFVGLLYWNHESWIAHRNIERFASTGQLDVAYLTGELSADAVSAIVNALTLLPEPTRTELRTAVQRRYATHPLPARERWFEWNRSRVRAKASF